AACCACGCATCGCGGCAAAATCCTGGCGGCGCAGGCTCTGCATCGCCAGGTGCATCGGGACACTCGACCCCCAGAGGACAATCGAGGCGGCCGTCGCCTGGAGGCGGGCCGACGAGGTGAACGCGGCGAGCGCGTCGTTCGGAGGCCAGACCGGTGTCACGCTACGAAGCGTGTAGTACGCTGCGAAGAGGCTGCCGAAGAAGATGATCTCTGAGGCAATGAAGAGCACCATCCCGAGCAGCACCGGCGCCGGGTACTCCGGGCGGCTGTGGGGCGTGGCGCGCGTCTCACTGATCGGAATTTGCATCGCCGCGATCGAACCTCACGCCATGCTGATGATGATCAGGCGGCTGCGGTCTCCCGCATCAACCCGATGAGCGCCGCGGTCGTCACGACCGCCCCGGGGATCAGCAGCCACGTGCCGTAGACCAGGCCCGCGAGCCCGGCGGTCAGGCCCGCCGCGAGCACGATGGGCCATCCGCTGCCGCGAGAAAAGACGCCGATCGGACGGCCCGCCCGTTCTTCGGGCCGGA
This portion of the bacterium genome encodes:
- a CDS encoding cytochrome c oxidase subunit 3, coding for MQIPISETRATPHSRPEYPAPVLLGMVLFIASEIIFFGSLFAAYYTLRSVTPVWPPNDALAAFTSSARLQATAASIVLWGSSVPMHLAMQSLRRQDFAAMRGYILLTAAMGTAFMGWKFSEWAASPFSVSTHAYGTIFFALTGFHALHLLVGLILLGGVVARIAQGAYRGSDRSGPDAVAYYWHFVDTVWVGVFATVYLVR
- a CDS encoding cytochrome c oxidase subunit 4; amino-acid sequence: MRSTSRVFAVSAAFFLVVDVVYWFVSYEIAGTMMFGLWCVTLLFASLYLGVAARQGAPDGDDPDLRPEERAGRPIGVFSRGSGWPIVLAAGLTAGLAGLVYGTWLLIPGAVVTTAALIGLMRETAAA